In Luteimonas sp. MC1750, the following proteins share a genomic window:
- a CDS encoding lytic transglycosylase domain-containing protein, protein MLPPPRFLLSAALALCLFAPAVASAQARPDDDLARRALTAAEIGQPVPPLRADHPLQGWVGHARLNRDIATVTAAQALDFLDRHRGQAVARTFRAAWLAELAKRRDWPAFRAAWEPGTGSAALACNELEARLRTGAADATWTAEVQQLWRGAARSQPDACDPVFDALAGRGGLGEAERWARIEAAITEGQPGVVRSAARGLPDAQRRLAEAYAAYLGNADASAVSWPKDARSRLAASHGLAALAGRNPDAAESLLPQVAQALQFTAAERNRVLYQVALWTVASYHDGGARRLAAVPEAAYDERLHEWRVREAMARSDWRAALAAIERMGRAQRAQSRWAYFEARLRELTGDRAAARRLYAAAARDADFHGFLAADRIDQPYALCPLEHGGSAADKAAVAADPAMQRAMTLFRVNRAGWATREWQDALSRFNDRQRQIAVEIAQDNGWFDRGVFGLVNVGGERKPEELRLYTLRFPLHHQQLIRGESARNGLDAAWVAAEIRAESTFNPRARSPANARGLMQVLPETGAAVARRLGIPWSGADALFDPATNVRIGTAYLREMKEKYTLPYVAIAAYNAGPTPTARWQAQRPGMDPDFWIETISYKETRDYVARVLAFSVIYDWRLGDRPVAVSDRMHGRVGATRKAFACPAAAAAAAAAETARHGSPVATRPGLPVGAAIAAMGSGTTIAAMAAPARSGTAIAAVAAPTGSGTAAVMVDPAVDAEG, encoded by the coding sequence ATGCTACCGCCCCCCCGTTTCCTGCTGTCCGCGGCGCTCGCGCTGTGCCTGTTCGCCCCTGCTGTCGCCTCCGCCCAGGCGCGACCCGATGACGATCTTGCGCGGCGCGCGCTCACCGCCGCGGAGATCGGCCAGCCGGTGCCGCCGCTGCGCGCGGACCATCCGCTGCAGGGCTGGGTCGGCCACGCGCGGCTCAATCGCGACATCGCCACGGTCACGGCTGCGCAGGCACTGGACTTCCTCGACCGCCACCGCGGCCAGGCCGTGGCCCGCACCTTCCGCGCCGCCTGGCTGGCCGAGCTGGCGAAGCGCAGGGACTGGCCGGCGTTCCGCGCGGCCTGGGAGCCGGGCACGGGCTCGGCGGCCCTGGCCTGCAACGAACTCGAGGCCAGGCTGCGCACCGGCGCGGCGGATGCGACCTGGACCGCGGAGGTGCAGCAGCTGTGGCGCGGTGCGGCCCGCTCGCAGCCGGATGCCTGCGATCCCGTGTTCGACGCGCTGGCCGGGCGCGGCGGGCTGGGCGAGGCCGAGCGCTGGGCGCGGATCGAGGCGGCGATCACCGAAGGCCAGCCCGGCGTGGTGCGCAGCGCCGCGCGCGGACTGCCGGATGCGCAGCGCCGCCTGGCCGAGGCCTATGCCGCCTACCTGGGCAACGCCGATGCCAGCGCCGTGTCCTGGCCGAAGGATGCGCGCAGCCGGCTGGCGGCCTCGCACGGCCTGGCCGCGCTGGCTGGCCGCAACCCGGATGCGGCGGAGTCGCTGCTGCCGCAGGTGGCGCAGGCGCTGCAGTTCACCGCGGCCGAGCGCAACCGCGTGCTGTACCAGGTCGCGCTGTGGACCGTGGCCTCGTACCACGACGGTGGTGCGCGACGCCTGGCCGCCGTGCCCGAGGCCGCCTACGACGAGCGCCTGCACGAGTGGCGCGTGCGCGAGGCCATGGCGCGCTCGGACTGGCGCGCGGCGCTGGCCGCGATCGAGCGCATGGGCCGCGCGCAGCGCGCCCAGTCACGCTGGGCCTATTTCGAGGCGCGCCTGCGCGAGCTGACCGGCGACCGCGCGGCGGCGCGCCGGCTGTATGCCGCCGCCGCGCGCGATGCCGATTTCCACGGCTTCCTGGCCGCCGACCGCATCGACCAGCCCTATGCGCTGTGTCCGCTGGAGCACGGCGGCAGCGCCGCGGACAAGGCCGCGGTGGCCGCGGATCCGGCGATGCAGCGCGCGATGACGCTGTTCCGCGTCAACCGCGCCGGCTGGGCCACGCGCGAATGGCAGGACGCGCTGTCGCGCTTCAATGACCGGCAGCGGCAGATCGCGGTCGAGATCGCACAGGACAACGGCTGGTTCGACCGCGGCGTGTTCGGCCTGGTCAACGTCGGCGGCGAGCGCAAGCCGGAGGAACTGCGCCTGTACACCCTGCGCTTTCCGCTGCACCACCAGCAGCTGATCCGCGGTGAGTCGGCGCGCAACGGCCTGGATGCCGCCTGGGTCGCGGCCGAGATCCGCGCCGAAAGCACGTTCAATCCGCGCGCGCGCTCGCCGGCCAATGCGCGCGGGCTGATGCAGGTGCTGCCCGAGACCGGCGCCGCCGTCGCGCGCAGGCTGGGCATCCCGTGGTCGGGCGCCGACGCGCTGTTCGACCCGGCCACCAACGTCCGCATCGGCACCGCCTACCTGCGCGAGATGAAAGAGAAATACACCCTGCCCTACGTCGCCATCGCCGCCTACAACGCCGGCCCCACGCCGACCGCGCGCTGGCAGGCGCAGCGCCCGGGCATGGATCCCGACTTCTGGATCGAGACCATCAGCTACAAGGAAACCCGCGACTACGTGGCGCGCGTGCTCGCCTTCAGCGTGATCTACGACTGGCGCCTGGGCGACCGGCCGGTGGCGGTGAGCGACCGCATGCACGGACGCGTGGGCGCGACGCGAAAGGCGTTTGCCTGCCCCGCTGCCGCGGCGGCGGCGGCGGCCGCCGAAACTGCTCGGCACGGATCTCCTGTCGCAACCCGGCCTGGACTTCCTGTAGGAGCGGCTATAGCCGCGATGGGTTCTGGCACGACGATCGCGGCCATGGCCGCTCCCGCAAGGTCCGGGACGGCGATCGCGGCTGTAGCCGCTCCTACAGGGTCCGGGACGGCCGCGGTGATGGTCGATCCTGCAGTCGATGCGGAAGGCTGA
- a CDS encoding cold shock and DUF1294 domain-containing protein, translating to MRLAGRIADWNDDKGFGFATPSGGGTRAFVHINAFQRGSRRPAEGDLVSWLPVVDMRGRTNATQVRHAGEKIAVPRQPSRIPRAALGTLVLLATAVAGVAGWVPLPLVAAYVVASLLAWLMYRSDKLAAQRELQRTPEATLHLVGLLCGWPGALIAQQLFRHKTIKQPFQLVFWSTVVLNLAAVAWLLRSGFAEGLLATFAN from the coding sequence ATGAGACTGGCAGGCCGCATCGCCGACTGGAACGACGACAAGGGCTTCGGCTTCGCGACGCCCAGCGGCGGCGGCACGCGTGCGTTCGTGCACATCAATGCCTTCCAGCGCGGTTCGCGCCGGCCCGCGGAGGGCGACCTGGTGTCGTGGCTGCCGGTGGTGGACATGCGCGGGCGGACGAACGCCACCCAGGTCCGCCATGCGGGCGAGAAGATCGCGGTGCCACGGCAGCCCTCGCGCATTCCGCGGGCGGCGCTGGGCACGCTGGTGCTGCTTGCGACCGCGGTGGCCGGCGTGGCGGGTTGGGTCCCGCTGCCGCTGGTGGCCGCCTATGTCGTCGCCAGCCTGCTGGCCTGGCTGATGTACCGCTCCGACAAGCTGGCCGCACAGCGCGAGCTCCAGCGCACGCCGGAAGCCACCCTGCATCTGGTCGGCCTGTTGTGCGGCTGGCCCGGTGCGCTCATCGCGCAGCAGCTGTTCCGGCACAAGACGATCAAGCAGCCGTTCCAGCTGGTGTTCTGGAGCACGGTGGTGCTCAACCTGGCGGCGGTGGCCTGGCTGCTGCGCTCGGGATTCGCAGAAGGCCTGCTGGCCACGTTCGCCAACTGA
- a CDS encoding VOC family protein, whose product METQDLHRGRLIDHLQLVVADLAASKAFYSAVLGALEVPMGGSGDGWFWADELFVSTRDSEAAQGVLTGRQHLAFQARDRDMVEAFHRAALASGGRDNGAPGERDYHPGYYAAFVLDPDGNNIEAVYHGEARRSAPSVHITF is encoded by the coding sequence ATGGAGACGCAGGACCTGCACCGCGGCCGCCTGATCGACCACCTGCAGCTTGTGGTGGCCGACCTGGCCGCGTCCAAGGCCTTCTATTCGGCGGTGCTCGGGGCGCTCGAGGTGCCGATGGGTGGCAGCGGCGATGGCTGGTTCTGGGCCGACGAACTGTTCGTGTCCACGCGCGACAGCGAGGCGGCGCAGGGCGTGCTCACCGGACGCCAGCACCTGGCCTTCCAGGCGCGTGACCGCGACATGGTCGAGGCCTTCCACCGCGCGGCGCTCGCCAGCGGCGGGCGCGACAACGGCGCGCCGGGCGAGCGCGACTACCATCCCGGCTACTACGCCGCCTTCGTGCTCGATCCCGACGGCAACAACATCGAGGCCGTGTACCACGGCGAAGCCCGGCGCAGCGCGCCTTCGGTGCACATCACCTTCTGA
- a CDS encoding lipocalin family protein, which yields MSRRTSLLAVLALLAAPGVALTQPEDTPDPRGQAVEAVSSVDLERYAGTWYEQAHLPLFFQRNCVANTTANYSLRDDGRIDVVNQCDNDKGERIEARAIARKVDDSTSKLEVRFAPAFLSFLPAVWGDYWIIDLDPDYRWAVVGSPDRKYLWFLTRDKTIAPEQLDALVAKAHAMGYDTSRLIRTEQ from the coding sequence ATGTCCCGTCGCACCAGCCTCCTGGCCGTCCTTGCGCTGCTCGCCGCCCCCGGCGTCGCCCTGACCCAGCCCGAAGACACGCCCGACCCCCGCGGCCAGGCCGTCGAAGCCGTGTCTTCGGTGGACCTGGAGCGCTACGCCGGCACCTGGTACGAACAGGCGCACCTGCCGCTGTTCTTCCAGCGCAACTGCGTGGCCAACACCACCGCCAACTACAGCCTGCGCGACGACGGCCGCATCGACGTCGTCAACCAGTGCGACAACGACAAGGGCGAGCGCATCGAGGCGCGCGCCATTGCACGCAAGGTGGACGACAGCACCTCGAAGCTGGAAGTGCGCTTCGCGCCGGCCTTCCTGTCCTTCCTGCCGGCGGTGTGGGGCGACTACTGGATCATCGACCTCGACCCGGACTACCGCTGGGCCGTCGTGGGATCGCCGGACCGCAAGTACCTTTGGTTCCTCACCCGCGACAAGACCATCGCCCCGGAGCAGCTCGACGCCCTGGTCGCCAAGGCGCACGCCATGGGCTACGACACCTCGCGCCTGATCCGCACCGAACAGTGA
- a CDS encoding multifunctional CCA addition/repair protein — translation MEIYLVGGAVRDRLLGLPPGDRDWVVVGSTPEAMLSAGFRAVGRDFPVFLHPDTGEEHALARTERKSARGHRGFVVDAAPTVTLEEDLGRRDFSINAIAERPDGSLVDPHGGQADIEARVLRHVGPAFSEDPLRVLRAARFMARFAALGFTVADETSALMRGMVAGGELADLVPERVWQELVRALRSPRPSAFLRTLRDCGALAVVLPEVDALYGVPQRAEYHPEVDTGVHVELVCDMAATLAPGDDAIGFAALVHDLGKALTPDNELPKHIQHEQRGVRPVRELCARLRVPAAHRDLAVVACREHLNVHRLAELRDSTVHDLLARCDGFRRPERTTQLATVCEADKRGRTGLQDQPYPQAAELVRLRDAAAAVTGADIAHLELEGPAFGEALRKARVAAIGHARTLRRDPD, via the coding sequence CTGGAGATCTATCTGGTTGGGGGTGCGGTGCGCGACCGGCTGCTGGGGCTGCCGCCGGGAGACCGCGACTGGGTCGTGGTGGGCTCCACGCCCGAGGCGATGCTTTCCGCCGGCTTCCGCGCGGTGGGACGCGACTTCCCGGTGTTCCTGCACCCGGACACCGGCGAGGAGCACGCGCTGGCGCGGACCGAGCGCAAATCGGCACGCGGCCACCGTGGCTTCGTGGTCGATGCCGCGCCAACGGTGACGCTGGAGGAAGACCTCGGCCGCCGCGACTTCAGCATCAACGCCATCGCCGAACGCCCCGACGGCAGCCTGGTGGATCCGCACGGCGGCCAGGCCGACATCGAGGCGCGCGTGCTGCGCCACGTCGGCCCTGCATTCTCCGAGGATCCCCTGCGCGTGCTGCGCGCCGCGCGCTTCATGGCGCGCTTCGCCGCGCTGGGCTTCACCGTTGCCGACGAGACCAGCGCACTGATGCGCGGGATGGTCGCCGGCGGCGAGCTTGCGGACCTGGTGCCCGAGCGCGTGTGGCAGGAACTGGTGCGCGCGCTGCGTTCGCCGCGGCCTTCGGCCTTCCTGCGCACGCTGCGCGACTGCGGCGCATTGGCGGTGGTCCTTCCAGAGGTCGACGCGCTGTACGGCGTGCCGCAGCGCGCCGAATACCACCCCGAGGTCGACACCGGCGTCCACGTCGAGCTGGTTTGCGACATGGCGGCCACGCTGGCGCCGGGCGACGACGCGATCGGCTTCGCTGCGCTGGTCCATGACCTGGGCAAGGCGCTGACGCCCGACAACGAGCTGCCGAAGCACATCCAGCACGAGCAGCGTGGCGTGCGCCCGGTGCGCGAGCTCTGCGCGCGCCTGCGGGTGCCGGCCGCCCACCGCGACCTGGCCGTGGTGGCCTGCCGCGAACACCTCAACGTGCACCGCCTGGCCGAGCTGCGCGATTCGACCGTGCACGACCTGCTGGCGCGCTGCGACGGCTTCCGCCGCCCGGAGCGGACCACCCAGCTGGCCACGGTCTGCGAGGCCGACAAGCGCGGCCGCACCGGCCTGCAGGACCAGCCCTATCCGCAGGCCGCGGAACTGGTCCGGCTGCGCGACGCCGCCGCCGCGGTCACCGGCGCGGACATCGCCCATCTGGAGCTGGAAGGCCCGGCGTTCGGCGAGGCATTGCGCAAGGCGCGCGTCGCCGCCATTGGCCACGCACGCACGCTGCGCCGCGACCCGGACTGA
- a CDS encoding MAPEG family protein: MNPVDLVALLAVAQLVFFAVLVGRARGQYGVKAPAVTGHEGFERAYRVQMNTLELMVAFLPVLFIAAKYWPPAHVAGVGAVYLVGRLIYWRSYVAAPASRGLGFALSMFPILALLIGGIAGALRGAG, from the coding sequence ATGAACCCTGTCGACCTCGTCGCGCTGCTCGCCGTCGCGCAGCTGGTGTTCTTTGCGGTCCTGGTCGGCCGCGCGCGTGGCCAATACGGCGTCAAGGCGCCGGCGGTCACGGGCCACGAGGGCTTCGAGCGCGCCTATCGCGTGCAGATGAACACGCTGGAGCTGATGGTGGCCTTCCTGCCGGTGCTGTTCATCGCGGCGAAGTACTGGCCGCCGGCCCATGTCGCGGGCGTCGGGGCGGTGTATCTGGTCGGCCGGCTGATCTACTGGCGCAGCTACGTCGCGGCGCCGGCCAGCCGCGGGCTGGGTTTCGCCCTGTCGATGTTCCCGATCCTGGCGCTGCTCATCGGCGGGATCGCCGGCGCGCTGCGCGGGGCGGGCTGA
- a CDS encoding VOC family protein, whose translation MSRHEKINYVEFPSLDLGASKRFFAEAFGWSFVDYGPDYAALADAGLDGGFFRADVAGSTGRGSALVVLYSDALEATLAKVEAAGGKIVKPVFAFPGGRRFHFVEPGGNELAVWTEADAP comes from the coding sequence ATGTCGCGCCACGAAAAGATCAACTACGTCGAGTTCCCCTCGCTGGACCTTGGCGCCAGCAAACGCTTCTTCGCCGAGGCGTTTGGCTGGAGCTTCGTCGACTACGGCCCTGACTATGCCGCGCTCGCCGACGCGGGCCTGGACGGCGGCTTCTTCCGCGCCGACGTCGCCGGCAGCACCGGACGCGGCAGCGCACTGGTCGTGCTCTACAGCGATGCGCTGGAGGCGACGCTGGCCAAGGTCGAGGCCGCCGGCGGCAAGATCGTGAAGCCGGTGTTCGCCTTCCCCGGCGGCCGCCGCTTCCACTTCGTCGAGCCCGGCGGCAACGAGCTGGCGGTGTGGACGGAGGCCGACGCGCCATGA
- a CDS encoding TspO/MBR family protein: MHRITGKQQFVGLLAWLAVTGVAAFAGSMASRRSDDFYGLLEQPAWAPPPEVFGPVWTVLYILMAVAAWMVWRIGGFDRARTALTLYLVQLVVNALWSWLFFAWQMGAAALADIALMWVLVVATMLAFWKHSRVAALLLLPYLAWISFAAMLNLRLWQLNPGVL; encoded by the coding sequence ATGCACAGGATCACCGGAAAGCAGCAGTTCGTCGGCCTGTTGGCCTGGCTGGCGGTGACCGGGGTCGCGGCCTTCGCCGGCAGCATGGCCTCGCGGCGCTCGGACGACTTCTACGGGCTGCTGGAGCAACCCGCATGGGCGCCTCCGCCGGAGGTCTTCGGCCCGGTGTGGACGGTGCTCTACATCCTGATGGCGGTGGCGGCCTGGATGGTCTGGCGCATCGGCGGCTTCGACCGCGCGCGCACGGCGCTGACGCTGTATCTCGTGCAGCTGGTGGTCAATGCGTTGTGGAGCTGGCTGTTCTTCGCCTGGCAGATGGGCGCCGCGGCGCTCGCGGACATCGCGCTGATGTGGGTGCTGGTGGTGGCGACGATGCTCGCCTTCTGGAAGCACAGCCGCGTGGCCGCGCTCCTGCTGCTGCCCTACCTGGCCTGGATCAGCTTTGCCGCCATGCTCAACCTGCGACTGTGGCAGCTCAACCCGGGCGTGCTCTGA
- a CDS encoding sulfite exporter TauE/SafE family protein, which yields MIEGFWMFPLLGVLAGVLAGLLGIGGGLVLVAALAWLLPLQGVPTDLAMHAALATSMGSIVFTAMSSAWAHHRRGGVLWPTVAWMLPGLLLGGWLGSRFAVGLEGSVLRWIVAGYCLLAGAQMAFGGARADTGGDVVPTGLPMTAAGGGIGALSAVVGIGGGSMTVPLLVWRGVRPVRAVGTSSACGVAIAIGSALGYALNAPPGGLPEGAVGYVYLPAAIGVAVTSVLAAPWGTRLAHAISGPTLRRVFALFLVAVGLSLVLQG from the coding sequence GTGATCGAAGGGTTCTGGATGTTTCCGCTGCTCGGCGTGCTTGCGGGCGTGCTCGCGGGCCTGCTCGGCATCGGCGGTGGCCTGGTGCTGGTGGCCGCGCTGGCGTGGCTGCTGCCGCTGCAGGGCGTGCCCACCGACCTGGCGATGCATGCCGCGCTCGCGACGTCGATGGGCAGCATCGTGTTCACTGCGATGTCGTCGGCCTGGGCGCACCACCGCCGCGGCGGCGTGCTGTGGCCCACGGTGGCCTGGATGCTGCCGGGCCTGCTGCTCGGCGGCTGGCTGGGCAGCCGCTTCGCAGTTGGCCTGGAGGGCAGCGTGTTGCGCTGGATCGTGGCCGGCTACTGCCTGCTGGCCGGCGCGCAGATGGCGTTTGGTGGCGCGCGCGCGGACACCGGCGGCGACGTGGTGCCCACCGGCCTGCCGATGACCGCGGCCGGTGGCGGCATCGGCGCGCTGTCGGCGGTGGTCGGCATCGGCGGCGGCAGCATGACCGTGCCCCTGCTGGTGTGGCGCGGCGTGCGCCCGGTGCGTGCGGTCGGAACGTCGTCGGCCTGCGGCGTGGCAATCGCGATCGGCAGCGCGCTGGGCTATGCGCTCAACGCACCGCCGGGCGGGCTGCCCGAAGGTGCGGTCGGCTATGTCTACCTGCCGGCGGCGATCGGCGTGGCGGTGACCTCGGTCCTCGCGGCACCGTGGGGCACGCGCCTGGCGCATGCGATCAGCGGACCGACCCTGCGCCGGGTGTTCGCGCTGTTCCTGGTGGCCGTGGGCCTGAGCCTGGTGCTGCAGGGCTGA
- a CDS encoding TonB-dependent receptor, producing the protein MPPPCLLAAAVCAALFLTAPAVASAQDADPTTLDSVTVTGSRIKQSELETHVPVQVLTREDIDRSGFKSVSDIVQNLTASGAGLNTKFNSSGNFGFPPDGGGVGAGAATVDLRHLGPKRVLVLVDGIRWVNESSGSGVGSAVDLNTIPLALVDRIEVLEDGASSIYGSDAIAGVVNIITRKDVQGGDIELHYGTYEDLGGDTWGADMGYGGGNDRVQWFVGASYFKQEESASSEYGPASVPVPGTGVDNGSSATPQGRFVFMDPNTGLTHSITTNTGVTDPTFIPGQACARTDDFHCFTNADRFNFAPFNLLLTPSERKTVFGQVRFAFNDNVGGYVRALYNQRDSANQAAPEPFFLGTDAGIYNPYGESTLVISALNPYNPFGFDLTTIGPDANLFLLGRRPVEGGPRRYEQDVETWYVAAGLDGSFSVADRPWDWDVNVVRSESKAEQTNYGSYNLRHINEALGDPAACATIAGCVPLNVFGGAGTITPEMLAFIQPVVRDESENSLTLVSANVTGALMQMPAGPLGFAAGYEYRKYEGAYQPDPITIAGEYNGVPSGPTAGEYDVNEVYAELAVPLYANAERGSALDMSIAGRYSDYSTFGGESTGKLGLRWQVAEELVLRGTWAQGFRAPSIGELYGTLSRFDATLVDPCSGPGNAVRPECVAQGVPADYVQTNPQISVVTSGNAELQPEKSRSLTLGGVWSPSFASDAAWSERLDLGLTFYKHTIEDAIQAPDAQVILNRCVFDADPFSCASYDRSERGQIVRFDDILDNLGTIRTDGWDLSLGWLLPEQDWGQLRFDAKTTFVSSFELLNESGQAEPRAPGVEVNNSAIPEWTSSLTTQWSHGPWALAWGMRYIGELRESCGGANGYAICDDSAADLNRLDATTYHDLQASWNSDAWMRGLRVSLGVNNLTGEDPPICLSCSLNGYDAATYDLPGRFFYARVGVKF; encoded by the coding sequence ATGCCCCCGCCTTGCCTGCTTGCGGCCGCCGTCTGCGCCGCGCTGTTCCTGACCGCTCCCGCGGTCGCGTCCGCCCAGGACGCTGATCCCACCACGCTGGACTCGGTGACCGTCACCGGTTCGCGCATCAAGCAGTCCGAGCTCGAGACGCACGTTCCCGTGCAGGTGCTCACCCGCGAGGACATCGACCGCAGCGGTTTCAAGTCGGTCTCGGACATCGTCCAGAACCTCACCGCCAGCGGCGCAGGCCTCAATACCAAGTTCAACTCCAGCGGCAACTTCGGCTTCCCGCCCGATGGCGGCGGCGTCGGCGCGGGCGCGGCCACGGTCGACCTGCGCCACCTCGGGCCCAAGCGCGTGCTGGTGCTGGTCGACGGCATCCGCTGGGTCAACGAGTCCTCGGGCTCGGGCGTCGGCTCCGCGGTGGACCTCAACACCATCCCGCTGGCGCTGGTCGACCGCATCGAGGTGCTGGAGGACGGTGCGTCCTCGATCTACGGCTCCGACGCCATTGCCGGCGTGGTCAACATCATCACCCGCAAGGACGTGCAGGGCGGCGACATCGAGCTGCACTACGGCACCTACGAGGACCTGGGCGGCGACACCTGGGGCGCGGACATGGGCTACGGCGGCGGCAATGACCGCGTGCAGTGGTTCGTCGGCGCGTCGTACTTCAAGCAGGAGGAGTCGGCCTCGTCCGAGTACGGACCCGCCAGCGTGCCGGTGCCCGGCACCGGCGTCGACAACGGCAGTTCGGCCACGCCGCAGGGCCGCTTCGTCTTCATGGATCCCAACACCGGCCTGACCCACAGCATCACCACCAATACCGGGGTGACCGATCCGACCTTCATCCCCGGCCAGGCCTGCGCGCGCACCGACGACTTCCACTGCTTCACCAATGCCGACCGCTTCAACTTCGCGCCCTTCAACCTGCTGCTGACGCCGTCCGAGCGCAAGACCGTGTTCGGGCAGGTGCGCTTCGCCTTCAATGACAACGTCGGCGGCTACGTGCGCGCGCTGTACAACCAGCGCGACTCCGCCAACCAGGCGGCACCGGAACCCTTCTTCCTCGGCACCGACGCCGGTATCTACAACCCCTACGGCGAAAGCACGCTGGTGATCTCGGCGCTGAATCCGTACAACCCCTTCGGCTTCGACCTCACCACCATCGGCCCCGACGCCAACCTGTTCCTGCTCGGCCGCCGCCCGGTGGAAGGCGGCCCGCGCCGCTACGAGCAGGACGTCGAAACCTGGTACGTGGCGGCAGGCCTCGACGGCAGCTTCAGCGTCGCCGACCGGCCCTGGGACTGGGACGTCAACGTGGTCCGCAGCGAGAGCAAGGCCGAGCAGACCAACTACGGCAGCTACAACCTGCGGCACATCAACGAGGCCCTGGGCGACCCCGCCGCCTGCGCCACGATCGCCGGCTGCGTGCCGCTGAACGTGTTCGGCGGCGCCGGCACCATCACCCCGGAGATGCTGGCCTTCATCCAGCCGGTGGTGCGCGACGAGAGCGAGAACTCGCTGACCCTCGTGTCAGCCAACGTCACCGGCGCGCTCATGCAGATGCCGGCCGGCCCACTGGGCTTCGCCGCAGGCTACGAGTACCGCAAGTACGAAGGCGCCTACCAGCCGGATCCGATCACCATCGCCGGCGAGTACAACGGCGTGCCGTCGGGTCCGACCGCGGGCGAGTACGACGTCAACGAGGTCTACGCCGAGCTCGCCGTGCCGCTGTACGCCAACGCCGAACGCGGCAGCGCGCTCGACATGAGCATCGCCGGCCGCTACTCCGACTACTCGACCTTCGGCGGCGAAAGCACCGGCAAGCTCGGCCTGCGCTGGCAGGTGGCCGAGGAGCTGGTGCTGCGCGGCACCTGGGCGCAGGGCTTCCGCGCGCCGTCGATCGGCGAGCTGTACGGCACGCTGTCGCGCTTCGACGCCACCCTGGTCGATCCGTGCTCGGGCCCCGGCAACGCGGTGCGTCCCGAGTGCGTGGCGCAGGGCGTGCCCGCCGACTACGTGCAGACCAACCCGCAGATCTCGGTGGTCACCTCGGGCAATGCCGAGCTGCAGCCGGAAAAGAGCCGCAGCCTGACCCTGGGCGGGGTGTGGAGCCCGAGCTTCGCATCCGACGCGGCCTGGTCCGAGCGCCTGGACCTGGGCCTGACCTTCTACAAGCACACCATCGAGGATGCGATCCAGGCGCCGGACGCGCAGGTGATCCTCAACCGCTGCGTGTTCGACGCCGATCCCTTCTCCTGCGCCTCCTACGACCGCAGCGAGCGCGGCCAGATCGTGCGTTTCGACGACATCCTCGACAACCTCGGCACCATCCGCACCGACGGCTGGGACCTGAGCCTCGGCTGGCTGCTGCCGGAACAGGACTGGGGCCAGCTGCGCTTCGACGCCAAGACCACCTTCGTCTCGAGCTTCGAGCTGCTCAACGAGTCGGGCCAGGCCGAACCGCGCGCGCCGGGCGTGGAGGTCAACAACAGCGCGATCCCCGAATGGACCTCCAGCCTGACCACGCAGTGGAGCCATGGGCCCTGGGCGCTGGCCTGGGGCATGCGTTACATCGGCGAACTGCGTGAGTCCTGCGGCGGCGCCAACGGCTATGCCATCTGCGACGACAGCGCCGCCGACCTCAACCGGCTCGATGCCACCACCTACCACGACCTGCAGGCGTCCTGGAACAGCGATGCCTGGATGCGCGGCCTGCGCGTCAGCCTGGGCGTGAACAACCTCACCGGTGAGGACCCGCCGATCTGCCTGAGCTGCTCGCTCAACGGCTACGACGCGGCCACCTATGACCTGCCGGGGCGGTTCTTCTACGCGCGCGTGGGCGTGAAGTTCTGA
- a CDS encoding DUF1801 domain-containing protein — MAENRTRPTDASVVQYLDANATRTGQRADAEAMMALMARITGEPATLWGPSIVGFGRYRYTYASGRSGEAPLAGFAVRGRDLVVYLDCEDEGEAQQALLARLGRHRMGKSCLYIRQLADVDLAVLEALVHDSIAQVRQRYG; from the coding sequence ATGGCCGAAAACAGGACCCGCCCCACCGACGCCAGCGTCGTGCAGTACCTGGACGCCAACGCCACGCGCACCGGGCAGCGCGCCGATGCCGAGGCGATGATGGCCCTCATGGCCCGCATCACCGGCGAGCCGGCGACGCTGTGGGGCCCGAGCATCGTCGGCTTCGGCCGCTACCGCTACACCTATGCCAGCGGACGCAGCGGCGAGGCGCCGCTGGCCGGCTTCGCGGTCCGCGGGCGTGACCTCGTGGTCTACCTGGACTGCGAAGACGAAGGCGAGGCGCAGCAGGCGCTGCTGGCACGATTGGGCAGGCACAGGATGGGCAAGTCCTGCCTCTACATCCGCCAGCTGGCCGACGTGGACCTGGCGGTACTGGAAGCCTTGGTCCACGACTCCATCGCGCAGGTGCGCCAGCGCTACGGCTAA